The following coding sequences lie in one Mucilaginibacter sp. KACC 22773 genomic window:
- a CDS encoding TonB-dependent receptor — protein MRKSIHILIFLLSVLAAQAQKKVTISGTITSGEKAEGVESATVMAGNIGAVSNRNGYYSISLPKGNFQIRFSAVGLQSTSVQVSLKADTVINVGLPADDKKLDEVTIFANSNRRSLENPQMGVEKLSVKQMNKIPVFMGERDVLKTIQLLPGIKSAGDGNSGLYVRGGAADQNLILLDDAPIYNASHVFGFFSTFNSDAIKDLAVYKGGMPAQYGGRLSSVIDVKMNDGDNQDFHVAGGIGLISSRLNVEGPIQKGKSSFLISGRRTYVDAFLRLSGDSTINRNTIYFYDINAKITYDLGKKDKLYFSLYNGSDRLGITNNFLVNWGNTASTLRWSHSYNNRLFANTSLIYSNYDYNIQVQQGVNDVNLFSQIRDFNIKHELQWYLYPDHELRIGVNAIHHTVRPGEVTASDRSSYNNTILQRRYSWENAAYIADTWKISPKFNINYGARLTAFSILGAGDFFNIDPDGRVTDTLSYRSGQVVKTYLNLEPRAAASCQLNGQSSVKLSYARNVQNLHLISNSTTATPTDKWIASTNIVKPEIADQFSLGYYRDLSAGKYELTVETYYKNMQNQIDYRDGADVLNGQNNIESQLLFGKGRAYGLEMQLKKQTGPITGWISYTLSKTEKQIIGINNNQWYDARQDRTHEIAVVGMYQISPKWELSASWTYYTGNAVSFPSGKYTVNDRVYFYYTERNGYRMPAYHRLDIGATKKLKQTKKYSSELTLSLYNAYGRENPYTIEFETADNDPNRTVVNQTTLFRFVPSIAYNFKF, from the coding sequence ATGCGAAAATCAATACACATACTCATTTTTCTACTTTCGGTGCTTGCCGCGCAGGCGCAAAAAAAAGTCACGATCAGCGGAACGATCACTTCGGGCGAAAAAGCCGAAGGTGTCGAATCTGCCACAGTAATGGCGGGTAACATTGGTGCGGTGTCTAACCGCAACGGTTACTATTCCATCAGCTTACCGAAAGGCAACTTTCAAATACGGTTCAGTGCTGTTGGCTTGCAATCCACATCCGTTCAGGTTTCCCTAAAAGCAGATACGGTAATAAACGTCGGTCTGCCCGCAGATGATAAGAAACTGGACGAAGTAACCATATTCGCTAATTCGAACAGGCGAAGCCTTGAAAACCCGCAGATGGGTGTCGAAAAACTTTCGGTTAAGCAAATGAACAAGATACCGGTGTTTATGGGTGAGCGGGACGTTTTAAAAACCATTCAGCTTCTTCCAGGTATCAAATCCGCGGGCGACGGGAACAGTGGCCTGTATGTCCGAGGCGGTGCAGCTGATCAAAACCTGATCCTGTTAGATGATGCCCCTATTTATAATGCCTCCCATGTGTTCGGGTTCTTTTCCACTTTTAATTCCGATGCGATCAAAGATCTTGCCGTATACAAGGGAGGAATGCCGGCACAATACGGGGGCAGGTTGTCATCTGTTATTGATGTAAAAATGAACGATGGAGACAACCAGGACTTTCATGTTGCCGGTGGGATCGGCCTCATCTCTTCCCGGCTTAATGTGGAGGGCCCGATACAAAAAGGAAAGTCATCCTTCCTGATCTCAGGGCGGCGTACTTATGTCGATGCTTTTTTAAGGCTGTCAGGAGATTCAACCATTAACCGCAATACCATTTACTTCTATGATATCAATGCAAAGATCACCTATGATCTGGGCAAAAAAGATAAGCTGTACTTTTCATTGTATAACGGGTCTGACAGATTAGGTATTACCAATAACTTTTTAGTGAACTGGGGTAATACGGCATCCACACTGCGCTGGAGTCATTCTTATAACAACAGACTGTTTGCCAATACTTCACTGATCTACAGCAATTATGACTATAACATCCAGGTACAGCAGGGTGTAAATGATGTTAACCTGTTCTCGCAGATTCGTGACTTCAACATTAAACATGAACTACAATGGTATTTATATCCTGATCACGAGCTGCGCATAGGTGTAAATGCGATCCACCATACAGTCAGGCCCGGAGAGGTAACGGCCTCGGACAGGTCAAGCTACAACAATACTATCCTGCAAAGAAGATATTCCTGGGAGAACGCGGCTTATATTGCTGACACCTGGAAAATATCGCCCAAGTTCAACATTAACTATGGCGCGAGGCTAACGGCTTTTAGTATTTTGGGTGCCGGTGATTTCTTCAATATCGATCCGGATGGCCGGGTGACGGACACCCTTAGCTACCGTTCCGGCCAGGTGGTAAAAACCTATTTGAATCTTGAGCCACGCGCGGCCGCAAGTTGCCAGTTGAACGGGCAATCTTCGGTAAAACTTTCTTACGCCCGTAATGTGCAGAATCTGCATTTGATCTCTAATTCTACGACGGCGACACCTACAGACAAATGGATAGCAAGTACGAATATTGTCAAGCCCGAAATTGCCGATCAATTCTCGCTAGGGTACTACCGCGACCTTTCAGCCGGAAAATATGAATTGACCGTAGAGACCTATTATAAGAATATGCAAAACCAGATCGACTATCGTGACGGCGCAGATGTACTTAACGGACAAAATAACATTGAATCGCAACTGCTTTTCGGTAAAGGGCGCGCCTATGGATTGGAAATGCAGCTTAAAAAGCAAACCGGGCCAATTACCGGATGGATAAGCTATACTTTGTCCAAGACGGAAAAGCAGATCATTGGTATCAATAATAATCAATGGTATGATGCCCGCCAGGACAGAACGCATGAAATAGCTGTAGTAGGCATGTACCAGATCTCGCCTAAATGGGAGCTTTCTGCCAGCTGGACCTATTATACCGGTAATGCAGTTTCCTTTCCAAGCGGAAAATACACGGTCAATGACCGGGTGTACTTTTATTATACAGAGCGGAATGGCTACCGCATGCCGGCCTATCACCGGCTTGACATAGGGGCCACCAAAAAGCTGAAACAAACCAAGAAGTACTCATCGGAACTTACGCTGAGCCTGTACAACGCTTACGGCCGGGAAAACCCATATACCATAGAGTTTGAAACGGCGGACAATGATCCGAACCGAACGGTTGTAAATCAAACCACCCTGTTCCGTTTCGTCCCGTCCATAGCCTACAATTTTAAATTTTAA
- a CDS encoding DUF4249 domain-containing protein: MKKYIYIAIAGILLLFSACEKEIQLDLNSANTKYVIEGMVTDQPGPAVVVITQTKDFSSDNNFPGVGGAAVTISDNNGPEITLNEITAGHYESSAVTGVPGHSYALKVVVSGQTFTAISSIPAIVKFDSLYVSSEVLMGDDRKVANVMYKDPPERGNSFHYIQYVNNRRTRSLFAENDNLTNGRNVTTQLRVYGDEGEDHPIVTGDSIRVEMQGIDPGVYLYWFSLQSASGRSNDGAPANPVTNIKGGALGYFSAHNVQVKTVTVP, from the coding sequence ATGAAAAAGTACATCTATATAGCAATTGCCGGCATCCTGTTATTATTCAGCGCCTGTGAAAAAGAGATCCAGCTCGACCTGAATTCGGCCAATACCAAATATGTGATCGAAGGCATGGTAACAGATCAGCCCGGCCCGGCCGTAGTCGTGATCACGCAGACCAAAGATTTCAGTTCTGACAATAATTTCCCCGGAGTTGGCGGAGCTGCCGTGACCATTAGTGACAATAACGGTCCTGAGATAACACTCAATGAAATCACGGCGGGTCATTATGAAAGTTCAGCGGTCACCGGGGTGCCTGGTCATTCCTATGCCTTAAAAGTAGTCGTAAGCGGGCAGACCTTTACAGCGATTTCCTCGATACCGGCAATCGTCAAATTTGACAGCCTTTATGTTTCCAGTGAGGTGCTGATGGGTGATGACCGCAAGGTGGCAAACGTTATGTATAAAGATCCACCGGAAAGAGGCAATTCGTTTCACTATATCCAATATGTTAATAACCGGCGTACACGTTCGCTCTTTGCGGAGAATGATAACCTGACCAACGGTCGCAATGTAACCACCCAGCTCCGGGTTTACGGCGATGAAGGTGAAGATCATCCCATCGTAACCGGTGATTCCATCAGGGTGGAAATGCAGGGAATAGATCCTGGTGTCTACCTGTACTGGTTCAGCCTGCAGTCGGCATCCGGAAGGAGTAATGATGGCGCGCCGGCTAACCCGGTCACCAACATTAAAGGCGGGGCACTTGGCTATTTTAGTGCCCATAACGTCCAGGTTAAAACGGTAACAGTCCCTTAA
- a CDS encoding sensor histidine kinase, producing the protein MYYLVPTYLFKDRFLNYCFHIAAIISIIVILLGLLKYIWAVELNEPQRSEMQELNLFSVAFVVIMLIASSATIKLFQRLIVDSRRINELESITAKAELEQLKNQITPHFLFNMLNNANVLTKRDPEKASQVLMKLGDLLRYQLYDSTRGSVLLTADIHFLEDFLNLEKIRRDNFQSIISKNGDLSGIQIAPLLFIIFVENAVKHNMDAEGRSYVHLFFTVHEHELHFKCVNSKPVSNNSRPKPGGLGLVNIERRLQLLYPEKHKLNVIEDVDSFTIYLTIKLN; encoded by the coding sequence ATGTATTATCTGGTCCCGACGTATCTTTTTAAGGACCGTTTTCTTAACTACTGTTTTCATATTGCTGCGATCATCAGCATCATTGTGATCTTGCTGGGTTTATTAAAATATATATGGGCGGTAGAACTCAATGAACCGCAACGCAGCGAAATGCAGGAATTGAACTTATTCAGTGTTGCATTTGTAGTCATTATGCTGATCGCGTCTTCTGCCACCATTAAATTATTTCAACGGCTTATTGTGGATTCACGACGCATCAATGAGTTGGAATCGATCACTGCAAAGGCCGAACTGGAGCAATTGAAAAACCAGATCACCCCGCATTTTTTATTCAATATGCTGAATAATGCCAACGTGCTGACCAAACGTGATCCGGAGAAGGCTTCGCAGGTGCTCATGAAATTAGGAGATCTGCTTCGCTACCAGTTATATGATAGTACGAGAGGATCCGTATTATTAACCGCCGACATTCATTTTTTAGAGGACTTTCTTAATTTGGAAAAGATCAGGCGCGACAATTTCCAAAGTATAATATCCAAGAACGGTGATTTAAGCGGTATTCAAATAGCGCCATTATTGTTCATTATCTTCGTTGAAAATGCCGTTAAACATAACATGGATGCAGAAGGAAGATCCTACGTACACTTATTTTTTACGGTGCATGAACACGAGTTACATTTCAAATGCGTGAATTCGAAACCTGTATCAAATAATTCACGCCCTAAACCGGGCGGACTGGGTCTGGTTAATATAGAGCGAAGGCTTCAATTGCTGTATCCCGAAAAACATAAATTAAACGTCATAGAAGACGTGGATTCATTCACTATTTACCTGACGATCAAATTGAATTAA
- a CDS encoding MBL fold metallo-hydrolase, with translation MTTKRIKYFASLLLLTLVAGAGCRLVKSIGKNPDGDLLTRLEALPNYKNGQFQNLANERTDSVNAKRNNNFFSKFNRPSTVKPSLSLPWVKTDLKALSGKRPTVVWFGHSSLLIKTPQGNILIDPIFSGHAGPIPFLVKAFDGSDHYKARDMPPIDVLIISHDHYDHLDYPTVRKLRKSIKMVVVPMGVGSHFVYWGFDPKKIIELNWNQSVELPGGLQITATPARHRSNRTFTQNKTLWASYVIQSGDQKLFYSGDSGYGPHFKEIGERYGPFDLAMLECGQYSTNWPYTHMMPGQTAQAAADLRARTMQPVHWAKFAESGHPWNEPVNLLLPAAKKLGIEVSIPLIGQPYSLGDPPKEKVWWAFK, from the coding sequence ATGACAACCAAGCGTATTAAATATTTTGCGAGCCTCCTTTTGCTAACATTGGTGGCGGGAGCTGGATGCAGGTTGGTCAAGTCGATTGGTAAAAACCCGGACGGCGATTTGCTGACCCGGTTAGAGGCGCTGCCAAATTATAAAAACGGACAATTTCAAAACCTCGCTAATGAGCGCACCGATTCGGTAAATGCAAAGCGAAACAATAATTTTTTTTCAAAGTTCAATCGCCCATCGACGGTCAAACCTTCCTTGTCACTACCGTGGGTAAAAACAGATCTGAAAGCATTGTCCGGCAAACGGCCCACTGTTGTTTGGTTCGGGCATTCTTCACTACTCATCAAAACACCGCAGGGGAATATACTGATCGATCCTATTTTTAGTGGGCATGCCGGACCCATACCGTTTCTTGTAAAAGCGTTTGACGGCAGCGATCATTATAAGGCCAGGGATATGCCACCGATTGATGTGCTGATCATTTCGCACGACCATTACGACCACCTGGATTATCCAACCGTGAGAAAACTGAGAAAAAGCATTAAGATGGTGGTGGTACCGATGGGTGTCGGTTCTCACTTTGTTTATTGGGGTTTCGACCCTAAAAAGATCATTGAATTAAATTGGAATCAGTCGGTTGAACTGCCTGGTGGCCTCCAGATCACCGCTACACCCGCCCGCCATAGAAGCAACCGCACATTTACTCAAAATAAAACCCTTTGGGCATCTTATGTGATACAGTCGGGCGATCAAAAGTTATTTTATAGTGGGGATAGCGGCTATGGCCCGCATTTTAAAGAAATTGGCGAGCGCTATGGCCCATTTGATCTGGCCATGCTGGAATGCGGTCAATATAGTACCAACTGGCCATACACCCATATGATGCCAGGCCAAACCGCTCAGGCCGCGGCTGATCTGCGAGCCCGCACGATGCAGCCGGTGCATTGGGCAAAGTTTGCAGAGAGCGGACACCCATGGAACGAACCGGTCAACTTGTTGCTGCCCGCCGCAAAAAAATTAGGTATCGAAGTCAGCATACCGCTTATTGGACAACCCTATTCGTTGGGTGACCCACCGAAGGAAAAGGTGTGGTGGGCATTTAAGTGA
- a CDS encoding helix-turn-helix domain-containing protein — protein MTDLGLFLSKRSVNKAEISRRTGISKSRLTQLSNSNTTKLTAEELYRIALSIQVSPCELLTFVCSKITLPEI, from the coding sequence ATGACAGATTTAGGTCTCTTTTTATCAAAACGATCTGTAAATAAAGCCGAAATATCCAGGCGAACGGGAATCAGTAAATCCCGCCTGACCCAGCTTTCCAATAGCAATACCACCAAATTGACCGCCGAAGAACTCTACCGGATCGCGTTATCGATCCAGGTTTCTCCCTGTGAACTATTAACGTTTGTTTGCAGCAAAATTACCTTACCGGAAATATAG
- a CDS encoding TetR/AcrR family transcriptional regulator — MRNRELTKRKLIDAVGEIFRKEGHTGLGVNKVAKQAGVTKKLIYDYFERDFDNLVEAYILETDYWMAFADRVQELIDQRSYNDNQKLITDILQNQFRYFFLDKQMQKLILWEVSTNSPLMRSIHNARESMGQKLFELTDQHFANSGVNFRAVSALLVGGIYYTILHTRFNGGVFSDIDIATEEGRNEMLKAIEMIVSWAYHAGNANEGQQNS, encoded by the coding sequence ATGCGAAATAGAGAACTAACGAAAAGAAAATTAATCGATGCTGTGGGCGAGATCTTCCGGAAGGAAGGACATACCGGCTTAGGTGTGAACAAAGTGGCGAAGCAGGCCGGGGTAACTAAAAAACTGATCTACGATTATTTTGAAAGGGATTTTGATAATCTGGTGGAGGCATATATTTTAGAAACCGACTATTGGATGGCATTTGCCGACCGTGTGCAGGAGCTCATTGACCAAAGATCTTATAACGATAATCAAAAGCTCATTACCGATATCCTGCAAAACCAGTTCAGGTACTTTTTCCTGGATAAACAAATGCAAAAGCTAATCCTCTGGGAGGTATCTACCAACAGCCCCTTAATGCGCAGTATTCATAATGCGCGTGAAAGCATGGGGCAAAAGTTGTTTGAATTGACAGATCAGCATTTTGCCAATTCAGGCGTTAATTTCCGGGCAGTGTCAGCCTTGCTGGTCGGTGGTATTTATTATACGATTTTACATACCCGATTTAATGGCGGCGTATTTTCCGACATTGATATCGCTACCGAAGAAGGAAGAAATGAAATGCTCAAAGCCATTGAAATGATCGTCAGCTGGGCATATCATGCAGGAAATGCAAATGAGGGGCAACAAAACAGCTGA
- a CDS encoding RNA polymerase sigma-70 factor — MLNKDHILCSDHQLLKLLQEDSKEAFDLIYKRYWEQLFEYVANVVKDNDEAKDIVQELFVTLWLRRMELCELKSLKAYLFTAARNKGLTYIRDNISRNKYLESLTLFFDLEYDSVIQQMEANELTLFIDKEIAKLPPKMREVFILSRKENLSHKLISEKLKISDKTVKKQINNVLKHFRLKLAEKTLYLIACLTLLLK; from the coding sequence ATGCTTAATAAAGATCATATTCTTTGTTCGGATCATCAACTGCTGAAATTATTACAAGAAGATAGTAAGGAAGCGTTTGACCTGATTTATAAAAGATACTGGGAACAGCTTTTTGAGTATGTGGCTAACGTGGTGAAAGACAACGATGAAGCTAAGGATATTGTGCAGGAACTGTTTGTAACGCTGTGGCTTCGCAGAATGGAACTGTGCGAACTCAAATCATTAAAAGCATACCTGTTTACTGCTGCGAGGAATAAAGGATTAACTTATATCCGGGATAACATCTCCAGGAATAAATACTTAGAGTCACTTACTTTATTTTTTGATCTGGAATATGATTCGGTTATTCAGCAAATGGAAGCCAATGAGCTAACTTTATTTATTGATAAAGAAATTGCCAAGCTGCCGCCTAAGATGAGGGAAGTTTTCATTTTGAGTAGAAAGGAAAACCTTTCGCACAAACTCATATCGGAAAAACTGAAAATTTCTGATAAAACCGTTAAAAAGCAAATCAATAACGTTTTGAAGCATTTCCGTTTAAAACTGGCTGAAAAAACACTTTACCTGATTGCCTGCCTCACGCTCTTATTAAAATAG
- a CDS encoding FecR family protein: protein MTKKEAKDLLKRYHSGHCTPEEKQRIEAWYDMLAQSGDIQWTPEEKQLLSDELKTAIDARIKKPKGLIVYLKPALVAASILLFFGIGYLTKTHWTNTIFKPVQDTYTERIVPSGEKLTLTLSDSSVIILGGGSRVRYPENFTQKIRQVELLEGEAYFDIKHDAHRPFIVNAAGTQINVLGTAFNVRAFKFLKNVQVTVTRGKVSVKSLTDHRNEPARNVTLLPNEQVTIGKVDGEIHKRHIKATDFAGWIQGKYKFDDETLANVAGMLESYYKINIRFSTEDLKSIRFSSEFDSTDKLDDLLFAICNANNLTYTQSGQNILLSLKIKH from the coding sequence ATGACCAAAAAAGAAGCAAAAGATCTTTTAAAACGCTACCATAGCGGCCACTGCACGCCCGAAGAAAAACAAAGGATAGAGGCATGGTATGACATGTTAGCTCAATCAGGTGACATACAATGGACTCCGGAAGAAAAACAATTACTAAGTGACGAGCTCAAAACTGCCATAGATGCCCGGATAAAAAAACCTAAAGGACTGATCGTTTATTTGAAACCAGCTTTAGTGGCAGCATCAATATTGCTTTTCTTCGGCATTGGCTACCTCACAAAAACACACTGGACCAATACTATTTTCAAACCCGTTCAGGATACCTATACGGAAAGGATTGTCCCTTCCGGCGAAAAGCTAACACTTACCTTAAGTGACAGTTCAGTTATTATACTTGGCGGTGGAAGCCGGGTGCGCTATCCCGAGAATTTCACCCAAAAAATTCGTCAAGTTGAACTTTTAGAAGGCGAAGCTTACTTTGACATCAAGCATGATGCGCACAGGCCCTTTATAGTTAACGCAGCAGGTACCCAGATCAATGTATTAGGAACAGCCTTTAATGTTCGGGCCTTTAAATTTTTGAAGAATGTCCAGGTTACCGTAACGAGAGGTAAAGTTTCCGTGAAGTCTCTTACAGATCATAGAAATGAGCCCGCACGCAACGTCACCCTCTTACCAAATGAACAGGTAACAATAGGGAAAGTTGATGGCGAAATCCATAAAAGACATATCAAAGCGACCGATTTTGCAGGATGGATCCAGGGCAAGTACAAGTTCGATGATGAAACACTGGCAAATGTAGCCGGTATGCTTGAATCCTATTACAAAATCAACATACGGTTCAGTACGGAGGACTTGAAAAGTATTCGCTTTAGTTCGGAGTTTGATAGTACAGATAAACTGGATGATTTGCTCTTTGCCATTTGTAACGCTAATAATTTAACCTACACACAAAGCGGTCAGAATATTTTACTAAGCCTTAAAATTAAACACTAA
- a CDS encoding SusC/RagA family TonB-linked outer membrane protein produces the protein MKLTFYMVIFVALSTQLLWASASNGQILDNTKISLQAENKSLKSILKDIEGKTSIRFTYNENLIKQYQHVTVTETEQTVAAILQNIFNNTDLGYIEKKNKVIIVERSKPKVELLDGRENAAATITVKGNVTDDKGETLSGVSVMVKGTTIGTTTNSSGEYLLKLTDTTGAVLLFSYMGFETKEIRLNGRTTINVSLAASSNSLKEIVVVSYGTQKTHEVTGSIGQVNAAELKDIPVPNIGQRLQGKIAGVQINQNSGTPGAELSFRIRGSASINAGNDPLIVIDGFPSQNGLQSISPDEIETITVLKDASASSLYGSRASNGVILVTTKHAKVGQKSLDFSTYTGIESVSNHGKPDLMNGVEFAQFKKEYYEDAAKYEGYTGGVPAVYQNPSQYANNPGTNWFDLLLRNAVTQKYNLAFSSGTTDLQSASNINYSKQQGVMLNSFDERFTGRTNNVYKASDRLTLGFNLNVSASNNQVVPGLDNGRNLIEGAYLMDPTLKYQNPDGTYPISFSQPGMFNNPNYYLVLTQITNRTKQTTVLANAFAEFKIIDGLKFKSSINISNNNTVNKQFIPSTAQGGLFSAPPNPATGQYATSSYTTWLTENTLNYQKTLGGKHNFDVLAGYTAQKYSLENASISATDFPDDDVQTINAATTRIGNIDLNNIGQWSLISYLGRFNYNYDSKYLVSLAFRRDGSSKFGDNTKYGNFPSVSVGWVASDEEFIKNIKPISFLKLRGSYGKVGNNNIGFYRYLGTVDLNNYVFGGVITPGKSLSGIGNNDLTWETSKSYDIGLDLELFNSRLSFTYDYYRKTTSGLLYQVAIPEQSGFSSIWTNIGEFKFWGHEFTIGSKNLTGALKWNTNFNISFDRNLVVKLGLNNTPIGGTGEAWDDNRTAVGHPIGLFYGYINTGVYMTQQEFDTQPHDATAMVGTARFKDVSGPNGVPDGKIDSYDRTWIGNPNPDFVYGITNTFSYKDYDLSIVMAGTVGNDIADDAFQSTENLDGVFNVRKGVANRWRSLENPGDGVYPRTFTGTTADFRNFTTRQVFSGTYLAVKNITFGYTLPIKKTSSFKSLRVFASAQNPFIFTKYPGMNPEVGIAGLNGLNQGRDFTAYPISRVYSLGINARF, from the coding sequence ATGAAGCTTACTTTCTATATGGTCATATTTGTTGCCCTGAGTACCCAATTACTTTGGGCGAGCGCTTCGAACGGACAGATATTAGATAATACCAAAATAAGTTTACAGGCCGAAAACAAGAGCCTGAAATCTATTTTAAAAGATATTGAGGGTAAAACCAGTATCCGTTTCACTTACAACGAAAACCTGATCAAGCAATATCAGCATGTAACTGTAACAGAAACCGAACAAACAGTTGCGGCAATCTTGCAAAACATTTTTAACAATACTGATCTGGGCTACATAGAAAAGAAGAACAAAGTAATTATTGTAGAAAGGTCAAAACCAAAAGTTGAATTGTTAGACGGCAGAGAAAATGCGGCAGCAACGATAACGGTTAAAGGAAATGTAACCGACGATAAAGGAGAAACCTTATCAGGCGTAAGTGTAATGGTAAAAGGCACTACTATAGGTACGACTACCAATTCATCGGGGGAATACCTGCTTAAACTTACGGATACCACCGGTGCGGTGTTGCTTTTTTCCTATATGGGTTTTGAAACCAAAGAGATACGTTTAAACGGGCGTACTACCATAAACGTTAGCCTTGCTGCATCTTCAAATAGTTTAAAAGAAATTGTAGTAGTCAGCTACGGAACGCAAAAAACACATGAAGTAACGGGCTCCATCGGCCAGGTAAATGCGGCAGAGTTAAAGGATATACCTGTTCCAAATATCGGGCAAAGGCTGCAGGGAAAAATTGCCGGTGTGCAAATAAATCAAAATTCCGGCACCCCCGGAGCTGAGCTGAGTTTCCGTATCCGCGGTTCGGCGTCAATCAATGCGGGGAATGACCCTTTAATAGTGATTGACGGTTTCCCGTCACAAAATGGGCTTCAATCCATCAGCCCCGATGAAATTGAAACCATTACCGTTTTAAAAGACGCGTCCGCATCCTCTTTATACGGCTCACGTGCGAGCAACGGCGTTATTCTGGTTACCACCAAACATGCTAAAGTTGGGCAAAAAAGCCTCGACTTCAGCACATATACAGGTATCGAATCGGTATCCAATCATGGTAAACCTGATTTAATGAATGGTGTAGAGTTTGCTCAATTTAAAAAAGAGTATTACGAGGATGCTGCAAAATATGAAGGTTACACAGGTGGTGTTCCGGCAGTATATCAAAACCCTTCTCAGTATGCCAATAATCCGGGAACTAATTGGTTTGATCTGTTGTTGCGAAATGCAGTCACGCAAAAATATAACCTTGCCTTCAGCTCAGGAACTACAGATCTGCAGTCGGCATCAAATATAAATTACAGTAAACAACAAGGTGTTATGCTAAATTCTTTCGATGAAAGGTTTACCGGCAGAACAAATAATGTTTATAAGGCTTCAGACAGGCTCACTCTGGGTTTCAACCTTAATGTTTCTGCCAGCAATAACCAGGTGGTGCCAGGGTTGGATAATGGGCGCAATCTGATCGAGGGTGCTTACCTGATGGATCCTACCCTTAAATATCAAAATCCGGATGGCACATACCCAATATCCTTTTCACAGCCGGGGATGTTTAACAATCCAAACTATTATCTGGTATTAACGCAAATTACCAACCGCACTAAGCAAACGACAGTGCTCGCAAACGCTTTTGCCGAATTTAAGATTATTGATGGCCTTAAATTTAAATCGAGCATTAATATCAGTAACAATAATACCGTTAACAAGCAGTTTATACCCTCTACGGCACAGGGAGGATTATTCAGCGCCCCGCCAAATCCCGCTACAGGCCAGTATGCGACTAGCAGCTATACAACCTGGTTAACTGAAAACACACTGAATTATCAAAAAACTTTAGGAGGTAAGCATAATTTTGATGTATTGGCAGGTTATACAGCTCAAAAATATAGCCTTGAAAATGCAAGCATAAGCGCTACTGACTTTCCTGACGATGATGTGCAAACGATAAATGCGGCAACAACCAGAATAGGAAATATTGATCTTAACAACATTGGTCAGTGGAGTTTAATATCTTATCTGGGCCGTTTTAATTACAATTATGACAGTAAATATCTGGTTTCATTGGCCTTCAGAAGAGATGGGTCTTCAAAATTTGGCGATAATACCAAGTACGGTAATTTTCCTTCCGTTTCGGTAGGATGGGTAGCTTCTGATGAAGAGTTTATAAAAAATATCAAGCCAATCAGCTTTCTTAAATTAAGGGGTAGCTATGGTAAAGTCGGAAACAATAATATTGGGTTCTACCGTTACCTGGGGACGGTTGACTTAAATAATTATGTGTTCGGTGGCGTTATTACGCCCGGTAAATCACTCAGCGGAATTGGAAATAACGATTTGACCTGGGAAACAAGTAAGAGTTACGATATAGGTTTGGATCTTGAATTATTTAACAGCCGTTTGTCTTTCACCTATGACTACTATAGGAAAACCACAAGCGGCTTGTTATATCAGGTTGCTATACCGGAACAATCCGGTTTTTCTTCCATTTGGACCAATATCGGAGAGTTTAAATTTTGGGGCCACGAATTCACCATCGGCAGCAAAAACTTAACAGGCGCGTTGAAGTGGAATACCAATTTTAATATCTCTTTCGACCGCAACCTGGTTGTAAAATTAGGGCTAAACAATACGCCGATCGGTGGTACCGGTGAAGCCTGGGATGACAACCGGACTGCAGTGGGCCATCCGATCGGTCTGTTCTACGGTTACATCAACACCGGCGTGTACATGACGCAGCAGGAATTTGATACCCAACCTCATGACGCTACTGCTATGGTTGGAACGGCCAGGTTCAAAGATGTTAGCGGACCGAACGGGGTTCCGGATGGAAAAATTGACAGCTACGACAGAACCTGGATCGGAAACCCAAATCCTGACTTTGTTTACGGTATAACCAATACTTTCAGTTACAAAGATTATGATTTAAGTATCGTTATGGCCGGAACCGTTGGCAATGACATTGCCGATGATGCTTTTCAATCAACTGAAAATCTTGATGGGGTATTTAACGTGAGGAAAGGGGTGGCAAACAGATGGAGGTCATTGGAGAATCCCGGTGATGGCGTATATCCAAGAACTTTTACCGGGACTACGGCTGACTTCCGTAATTTTACGACGAGGCAAGTTTTCTCAGGCACTTACCTTGCTGTAAAAAATATCACGTTCGGTTATACACTGCCGATAAAAAAAACCTCATCATTCAAAAGTTTACGAGTTTTTGCAAGTGCTCAAAACCCATTCATTTTCACAAAATATCCAGGGATGAATCCTGAGGTCGGAATTGCAGGCTTAA